Genomic DNA from Thermotoga petrophila RKU-1:
GTCAGCTCAGCTCAAAGTTTTGCGCCACTTAAATCTCGTAAAAGCCAAACGTCACGGTAGGTACATGCGGTACAAACTGAACAACAAACACGTCAGAAATATACTAAGGGAAGGTTTTAAGTACGTTTTAAAAACT
This window encodes:
- a CDS encoding ArsR/SmtB family transcription factor codes for the protein MNPTRLRILLLLSKKDMCVGKIAEILRMDQSAVSAQLKVLRHLNLVKAKRHGRYMRYKLNNKHVRNILREGFKYVLKTSQ